From Trichoderma atroviride chromosome 1, complete sequence, one genomic window encodes:
- a CDS encoding uncharacterized protein (EggNog:ENOG41), with the protein MSSTSPRDSTRLRHALHPLSTTSLAGYGNQLVSPISAVSMASSHVQSMHTPASAIMPYNPQEWVASPAAMPTTERPLTFVGSDAQASLAAPPPPPPYSPPRRNIQQQPRPLTMAFDYSPAQIASAPPSRFSTLLGQRPSPEPPVAATRPFPPPPGLSGRGSSRERLLALASLGRRRDPGPSQSPEPAHPVSASRRTGGPSVFHSPEHERVISATAMNPDTFPPGGSKGCLHRRPRYADV; encoded by the exons ATGTCTTCCACCTCTCCCCGTGATTCTACGCGTCTTCGCCATGCTCTTCATCCGCTCTCGACGACGTCCTTAGCGGGCTACGGCAACCAGCTCgtctcgcccatctcggcTGTGTCCATGGCCTCATCTCATGTCCAGTCCATGCACACGCCAGCCAGCGCCATCATGCCGTACAACCCACAAGAATGGGTGGCATCGCCAGCGGCCATGCCGACGACAGAACGGCCTCTGACGTTTGTGGGAAGCGATGCTCAGG CTTCTCTAGCAGCCCCCCCCCCACCTCCGCCTTATAGCCCTCCAAGGAGGAAcatacagcagcagcctcgacCTCTCACCATGGCGTTCGACTACTCACCAGCGCAAATAGCTAGCGCTCCCCCTTCAAGGTTTTCTACCCTGCTGGGCCAGCGACCCTCTCCTGAGCCACCAGTTGCTGCTACGCGCCCATTCCCTCCGCCACCGGGTTTGAGCGGTAGGGGAAGCTCTCGAGAGCGTCTTCTTGCGCTGGCATCCTTGGGACGACGAAGAGACCCTGGACCATCGCAATCTCCAGAGCCAGCTCATCCTGTATCTGCTTCTAGACGGACCGGTGGGCCCTCCGTGTTCCATTCACCAGAACATGAACGAGTTATATCAGCAACCGCCATGAACCCTGATACGTTTCCCCCCGGCGGCTCGAAGGGCTGCCTCCACAGGCGCCCTCGATACGCCGACGTCTGA